From the genome of Chania multitudinisentens RB-25, one region includes:
- a CDS encoding 5-formyltetrahydrofolate cyclo-ligase, translating to MPFQPQFTQQRQTIRNEIRQRRRALTAAQQHDFALQIAVRVTQHPRLQAAQHIAVFLSFDGELDTHPLIKQLWQLGKQVYLPVLHPFNPGNLLFLRYSPNTPLVHNRFNILEPVLDVRTVLPVSLLDIVLTPLVAFDSAGQRLGMGGGFYDRTLQNWQHHGPYPIGLAHDCQHIEQLPVEQWDIPLPEIITPSRTWAWDSKRPDFSGLSV from the coding sequence ATGCCTTTTCAACCCCAGTTCACCCAGCAACGCCAAACTATCCGCAACGAAATCCGTCAACGGCGCCGGGCTTTAACAGCAGCACAGCAACACGATTTTGCGTTGCAGATTGCCGTTCGTGTTACACAGCATCCACGCCTTCAAGCGGCGCAGCACATTGCGGTATTTCTCTCCTTCGATGGTGAACTGGATACCCACCCGCTGATTAAGCAATTATGGCAACTGGGTAAGCAGGTCTATTTGCCGGTATTGCACCCGTTCAACCCTGGCAACCTGCTGTTTCTGCGTTATTCCCCGAATACGCCGCTGGTACACAACCGGTTTAATATTCTGGAGCCTGTGCTTGATGTACGTACCGTTTTGCCGGTATCACTGTTGGATATTGTTCTGACGCCGCTGGTAGCGTTCGATTCGGCGGGCCAGCGGTTGGGAATGGGGGGCGGATTTTACGATCGCACCTTGCAGAATTGGCAACATCACGGCCCCTACCCGATAGGGTTGGCCCATGATTGCCAACATATAGAACAGTTACCAGTAGAACAGTGGGACATCCCGCTGCCGGAGATCATCACACCGTCGCGCACATGGGCGTGGGATAGCAAAAGGCCGGATTTCTCCGGCCTCAGCGTTTAG
- the zapA gene encoding cell division protein ZapA, with the protein MSAQPVDIQIFGRSLRVNCPPEQQDALNMAAEDLNQRLQDLKVRTRVTNTEQLVFIAALNVCHELAQERLKTRDYAANMEQRIRMLQQTIEQALLEQGRISERQDVQFE; encoded by the coding sequence CCGGTAGATATTCAAATTTTTGGCCGTTCATTAAGAGTTAATTGCCCGCCAGAACAACAAGATGCGTTGAACATGGCAGCAGAAGATCTTAACCAACGGTTGCAAGATCTTAAAGTTCGCACTAGAGTCACAAATACAGAGCAACTCGTTTTTATCGCAGCATTGAATGTCTGTCACGAACTTGCTCAAGAACGCTTGAAAACGCGTGATTATGCGGCCAATATGGAACAACGCATCCGTATGCTGCAACAGACCATTGAGCAGGCATTGCTTGAACAAGGTCGCATCTCTGAACGTCAGGATGTACAATTCGAATAA